Genomic DNA from Acidaminococcales bacterium:
CCGAGTTTAAAAGAAGTTTCAGATCTTTAAGCCCCAGCTTGCGCAAAAAGGCGGCCGCCAGCAGGATGAGTTCAGCGTCAACGTCAGGGCCCGGCAGTCCCACCGCTTCCGCGCCAAACTGATGAAATTGCCGGAACCGACCGGCCTGCGGCCGGTCATAGCGAAACATCGGCCCGATGTAATACACTTTGCAAAGCGGATTGTCCGCGTAAAGTTTGTTCTCAACATAGGCGCGGGCAACCGCCGCCGTGTTTTCCGGCCGCAGGGTGAGGCTGCGGCCGCCCCTGTCGGCAAAAGTGTACATTTCCTTTTCCACTATATCGGTCGTATCGCCAATGCCGCGCAGGAAGAGTTCCGTATGCTCAAAAACCGGCGTGCGGATTTCTTCATAGCCGTAGCAACAGCACACGGCGCGGACAGTATTTTCCAGATATTGCCAGCGTCCCGCTGCCTGCGGCAAAATGTCTTTCGTGCCGCGCGGCGCGCCTGTCAACATTAAATTCGCCTCCCGACTGTTTGTTGATTTGTTTATTTTACCACAAATTTTGCCCCCTGTTCAATACGCGGCGGCCGAATAAGCAAAATATCGAAAGCCTGTCCGCCGCCCTTTTTAGTTTGCCGCTTGCGTGTTATGTTATAATTATATTATAATAAGGAAAACTGTAGGAAACCCTCCAATAACTGATT
This window encodes:
- a CDS encoding ATP phosphoribosyltransferase regulatory subunit encodes the protein MLTGAPRGTKDILPQAAGRWQYLENTVRAVCCCYGYEEIRTPVFEHTELFLRGIGDTTDIVEKEMYTFADRGGRSLTLRPENTAAVARAYVENKLYADNPLCKVYYIGPMFRYDRPQAGRFRQFHQFGAEAVGLPGPDVDAELILLAAAFLRKLGLKDLKLLLNS